TCACCCGTCTCTGCCGTCTCGGACTGGAAGCCAAGTACCTCGGCGCGGCCCGGGAGTTCTACGAGACGCGACTCGGTCTCGTCCCCGCCGACGAGTCCGACACGGCCGTCGCCTACGGCGTCGGGGAGACGATGGTCGTCCTCCGGCGGCCGGTGGGTCCCCCCCGCGGCGGCGTCCACACCCACTACGCCTTCGTCACCGCCCGGGACGACTACGACGACTGGCTGTCGTCGCTGTCGGACCTCGACCCCGTCGAGTTCTCCTTCGGGTCCTCCCGGTCGCTGTACGTGTACGACCCCGACGGCAACTGCGTCGAGATAGGCGGTATCGACGAGGGCGCGGACGACGGATCCGCGGACGGAGCGGTGGACGACGACGGAGACTCGCCGCTCTCGTCCGGCCGCCCGCTGACCGGCGTCTTCGAGGTGGTGCTGGAGGTGACGGACCTCGACCGGTCCGAGGCGCAGTTCCGCGCCCTCGGGTTCGAGGTGGTCGACAGGGGCGAGGACCGACCGCGGGTGCGACTCGGGGGGCCGGTCGACCTGGAACTGTGGGAACCGCAGTTGGGCATCGCCGACGCCCGCGGCGGACTGCACGTCGACCTCGCGTTCGAGACGGCCGACCCGGCGGCGGCCGTCGAGGCCGGGGGGCCGTGGGTCGACGGTCCGGAGGCGGTCGAAGGGGGACTCCGCGTCCGGGACGTGGACGGTCACGTCCTGACGTTCCTCTCGGACTGCTGAGTTCCGCTATTCATGCGCCGGCGGCGGGCACGTCGACGGCGCGTCCGCCGTCAGGAGGAGAGCCGACTCGTGTCGATGTCGACGCCCGGCGGCGTCACGACGAGGAACTGTCGGAAGTGCATCAGCTGTCCCTCCATGTCCTTTATCTCGCGTGCGAACCCGGTCGCCAGTTCGTTCAGGTCGCCCTCAACGGCGAGAAAGAGGGCGTTGCCGTTCTCGACGGCTCGGACCCACTCCTCGGGGTCCGTCTCCCCGTCGAGGACGCCGAGTATCACGTCGCCGGTCAACTCCTCCTCGTCGAGGTGTTCCTCCGCCGAGGAGAGGTCGAGGTTGAAGTCGCTCATACCCGCCGACAACGCGGAGGGTGACGAAAAGGGTTCGGTGCGTCCCGACGCCGCGCCGCCCCGCACCGTCCGCCCCGAGTCGGCGCTCCACGTTCGTCCAGTCGGCGGCGCGCGCGAGCCGCCGAACCCATCAATTCAAAACTTAGACGATGAAAATAACGTTCGGACGGGGTCGCCGACCCGTCTTCTCCCGCGACGATATAAGGTGATATACACACCTTCCACCGTACTGAACCCGTTTACGTCGTGCGGTTTCGGCCTCTCGCCGGACATGATATTGATTATCACCCAGCGTTCGCGACACGGTCACAGGGAAACGGTTTTATACCCTTCCGGGTCTCAATCGGGATACGATGTCTCAACGACACACGGAGGACACTTCGTCGGGCTCCCCGGCGGGTCGAGTTCTTCCAGGGCACGTTAGCCCACATTACTGAATCAGAGATAGACGGTGTACGGATTTTCGACACGACGCTGCGCGACGGCGAGCAGTCGCCACGCACCTCGTTCAGCTACGAGGAGAAGCGCGACATCGCGGCGACGCTGGACGAGATGGGGACGCACGTCATCGAGGCGGGCTTCCCGGTCAACTCGGACGCGGAGTTCGAGGCCGTCAGCGACATCGCCGCCGCCACGGACACGGACGTCTGTGGACTGGCCCGCGTCGTCGACAAGGACGTGGAGGCCGCCCTCGACGCGGGGGTGGAGTTGGTCCACGTCTTCGTCAGCACCAGCGACGTGCAGTTGGCCGACTCGATGCACGCCTCCAAGGAGGAGGCCGTCGAGCGCGCCGTCGCGAGCGTCGAGCGCGTGAAAGAGGCGGGCGTCGACGTCATGTTCTCGCCGATGGACGCCACCCGGACGGACGTGGAGTTCCTCGGGGAGATACTGTCGGCCGTCGACGACGCCGGCGTCGACTGGGTGAACATCCCGGACACCTGCGGCGTCGCGACGCCGACGCGCTTCGCGAGCCTCATCCGCGAGGTGCGAGAGCACACCGACGCGCACATCGACGTGCACGCCCACGACGACTTCGGACTGGCCACCGCGAACGCCATGGCGGGCTTCGAGGCGGGCGCCGCGCAGGCGCAGGTGTCGGTCAACGGCATCGGCGAACGCGCGGGCAACGCCGCCTACGAAGAGGTCGTCATGTCCGCGGAGTCGCTGTACGACGTGGACACCGGAATCGACACGCAGCGCATCACCGAGCTCTCCCGTCTGGTCGAGGAGGCCAGCGACATCCCGACGCCGGCGAACAAGCCGGTGGTCGGGCGCAACGCCTTCAGCCACGAGAGCGGCATCCACGCCGCAGGCGTCATCGAGAACTCGGACACGTTCGAGCCGGGGGTTATGACCCCCGAGATGGTCGGCGCCCAGCGGGAGTTCGTCCTCGGCAAGCACACCGGCGCTCACTCCGTCCGCAAGCGGTTGGAGGAGGCCGGGTTCACGCCGGACGATGACGAGGTCCGCGCGGTGACCCGCAAGGTCAAGGACTTCGGCGCGGAGAAAGAGCGCGTCACCGACGACGTGCTCACCCGGTTCGCCGGCGAAATCGGCGTCGACCACGAGGACGACGAGAACGAGGAGGTACGGGCCTGATGCCCCGCGCCCCGTTCGCTCACGACGGTGAGCCGCGGGTGCGCACCCCGCGGCGCCGTCGCCGCAATCGTTGCGCGCCGCGAAACGTTCATTACGTTCCGAGGAAATCGACCGAACAGGATGCGACGACAGACGCGCGAACGGCCGCCCGCCTCCCCGGACGCGGAGTCGGGACGCCGCGCGGACGACGTGGTCGCGATTCGGTCGCTCGGTATCGTAGGGGCCGCCTAGCCCCTCACACCCCTCTCCTCACGACTGTCGATTCGCCCGGCGGGCGACCGCCGAGACCGAGAGATTCCACCACCCAGACGGCGAGCACACTCACGATGGAGTTCCACGACCACGACCGCACACGCGACCGACGACCGCATCGAGCGACGACCAGACCGCACGGAGGCGACCGATGAGCGAACCAGCGCCGCCGACGCGCGACGACGAGGCCGACGGGGCGACCGACGCCGCCGAAGAGAGCGAACCGGAGTCGGAGTCGACCGACGCGACGCCGGTGACGACGGGCGCCTCCTCGGTCATCCGCGCCCTGGAGAACGCCGGCGTCGAAGCCGCCTTCGGCGTGCAGGGCGGGGCCATCATGCCCATCTACGACGCGCTGTACGACTCCGATATCAGACACGTTACGATGGCGCACGAGCAGGGCGCCGCGCACGCCGCGGACGCCTTCGGCGTCGTCCGGAGCGAACCGGGCGTCTGCCTCGCCACCTCGGGCCCCGGCGCGACGAACCTCGTCACGGGCATCGCGGACGCCAACATGGACTCCGACGGCGTCCTCGCCCTGACGGGACAGGTGCCCTCGGGGATGGTCGGCTCCGACGCGTTCCAGGAGACGGACACCATCGGCGTCACGACGCCCATCACGAAGCACAACTACTTCGCCGACGACGCCGACGCCGTCGGCGACACCGTCGGGGAGGCGTTCGCCCTCGCCGGCGAGGGCCGCCCCGGTCCGACGCTCGTCGACCTACCGAAGGACGTCACGCAGGGCGAGACGGACCGCGAACCCGGCCCGGCGGAGACGCCGAAGACCACGACGCCGCAGACGGTTCCGGACGACGACGCCGTCGCCGCGGCGGCCCGCGCTATCGAGGACGCGGAGCGACCGCTCCTGCTCCTCGGCGGCGGGGTCATCAAGGCCGACGCCACCGAGGAGGCCCGCGAGTTCGCGCGCGACCTCGGTATCCCGGTCGTCACCACGATGCCGGGCATCGGCTCGTTCCCCGAGGACGAGGAACTCTGCCTCTCGTGGGCGGGGATGCACGGCACCGGCTACGCCAACATGGCCATCACGCACACCGACGTGCTGATAGCCGTCGGCACGCGGTTCGACGACCGCCTGACCGGCGGCGTCGACACGTTCGCACCCGAGGCCGAAGTCGTCCACGTCGACATCGACCCCGCGGAGATATCGAAGAACGTCCACGCCGACTACCCGGTCGTCGGCGACGCGGGGACGGCGCTCGACGCGCTGTCGAGCGAAATCGCGGCCGACCCCGACGCCGAGGAGTGGCGCGAGCAGTGTCTGACGTGGAAGGAGGAGTACCCGATGGACTACGCGACGCCCGAGGACGAACCGCTGAAGCCGCAGTTCGTCGTCGAGTGTCTGGACGAGGCCACCTCCGACCGCGCCATCGTCACCTCCGGCGTCGGCCAGCACCAGATGTGGGCCGCGCAGTACTGGACGTTCACCGAACCGCGGACGTGGGTGTCCTCGCACGGCCTCGGCACGATGGGGTACGGGCTCCCCTCGGCCATCGGCGCGCGCCTCGCCGCCGAGGACGACCAGGAGGTCGTCTGCGTCGACGGCGACGGCTCGTTCCTGATGACGATTCAGGAGCTCTCCGTCGCGGTTCGGGAGGAGTTGGACATCACCGTCGCGGTGCTGAACAACGAGTACATCGGCATGGTGCGCCAGTGGCAGGACGCCTTCTTCGAGGGCCGACACATGGCCGCGGAGTACAACTGGTGTCCCGAGTTCGACAAACTGGCCGAAGCGTTCGGCGCGCGCGGCTGGCGCGTCGACGACTACGACGAAGTCGCCGACGCCGTCGAGGAGGCCATCGCGTACGACGGTCCCTCGGTCATCGACTTCCACATCGACCCGCGGGAGAACGTCTACCCGATGGTCGCCTCGGGCGGCGCGAACGGCAAGTTCGCCCTCTCGGAGGACCAGCTATGAGCTCGGAGGACGACGACGCGAACGCGGACGAGGAGATTCCCAAGCACGGACTGCAGGGGCCGCACCCCGACGAACGGCCGCACCCGACGGGGCGGCGCAACTCGCAGGGCATCCGCATCGACCCGGAAGTCGAGGCGGAACACCACCCCCGGCGGGCGGTCATCTCCGCCCTGGTCGAGGACGAACCCGGCGTGCTCTCGCGCGTCTCGGGGCTCGTCTCCCGGCGGCAGTTCAACATCGAGAGCCTCACCGTCGGTCCCACGACGGTCGACGGCCACTCGCGGCTCACGATGGTCGTCGAGGAACCCGACCCCGGCATCGACCAGATAGAGAAGCAACTCGCGAAGCTCAAGCCCGTCATCGCCGTCGGCGAACTCGACGACGACATGGTCCGGACCGAACTCGTCCTCCTGAAGGTGGAGGGCGAGGAACCCGACAAGGTCCACGCGGTCACGGACATGTACGAGGGCAAGACGCTCGACGCCGGCCCGCGGACCATCACGGTCCAACTCACCGGCGACGAACAGAAGATAGACGACGCCGTCGACGCGTTCCGGCAGTTCGGCATCATCGAGATAGCTCGGACGGGCCAGACCGCGCTGGCGCGCGGCGACAAGGCGACAGTGCCCGGAGAGGAACCCGGAACCTCCGGCGAACCGACCACACCGGCAAACTACGATGACTGACGACGAACTCAACACCGAGGTATACTACGACGACGACGCGGACCGCTCGAAGATAGACGACAAGACGGTAGCCGTCATCGGCTACGGCAGTCAGGGCCACGCCCACGCGCAGAACCTCGCCGACAGCGGGGTCGACGTGGTCGTCGGCCTGCGCGAGAGTTCTTCCTCGCGCGCCGCCGCCGAGGAGGACGGCCTCCGCGTGGAGACGCCCGTCGACGCCGCCTCCGAGGCTGACATCGTCTCCGTGCTCGTCCCCGACACCGTCCAACCGGCGGTGTTCGAGGACATCAAAGGGGAACTCGACGAGGGCGACACGCTCCAGTTCGCCCACGGGTTCAACATCCACTACAACCAGATTCGTCCGCCGGAGGACGTCGACGTGACG
This Halogeometricum sp. S3BR5-2 DNA region includes the following protein-coding sequences:
- a CDS encoding VOC family protein encodes the protein MLTRLCRLGLEAKYLGAAREFYETRLGLVPADESDTAVAYGVGETMVVLRRPVGPPRGGVHTHYAFVTARDDYDDWLSSLSDLDPVEFSFGSSRSLYVYDPDGNCVEIGGIDEGADDGSADGAVDDDGDSPLSSGRPLTGVFEVVLEVTDLDRSEAQFRALGFEVVDRGEDRPRVRLGGPVDLELWEPQLGIADARGGLHVDLAFETADPAAAVEAGGPWVDGPEAVEGGLRVRDVDGHVLTFLSDC
- a CDS encoding DUF5779 family protein, with the protein product MSDFNLDLSSAEEHLDEEELTGDVILGVLDGETDPEEWVRAVENGNALFLAVEGDLNELATGFAREIKDMEGQLMHFRQFLVVTPPGVDIDTSRLSS
- a CDS encoding LeuA family protein, which gives rise to MGIRCLNDTRRTLRRAPRRVEFFQGTLAHITESEIDGVRIFDTTLRDGEQSPRTSFSYEEKRDIAATLDEMGTHVIEAGFPVNSDAEFEAVSDIAAATDTDVCGLARVVDKDVEAALDAGVELVHVFVSTSDVQLADSMHASKEEAVERAVASVERVKEAGVDVMFSPMDATRTDVEFLGEILSAVDDAGVDWVNIPDTCGVATPTRFASLIREVREHTDAHIDVHAHDDFGLATANAMAGFEAGAAQAQVSVNGIGERAGNAAYEEVVMSAESLYDVDTGIDTQRITELSRLVEEASDIPTPANKPVVGRNAFSHESGIHAAGVIENSDTFEPGVMTPEMVGAQREFVLGKHTGAHSVRKRLEEAGFTPDDDEVRAVTRKVKDFGAEKERVTDDVLTRFAGEIGVDHEDDENEEVRA
- the ilvB gene encoding biosynthetic-type acetolactate synthase large subunit, producing MSEPAPPTRDDEADGATDAAEESEPESESTDATPVTTGASSVIRALENAGVEAAFGVQGGAIMPIYDALYDSDIRHVTMAHEQGAAHAADAFGVVRSEPGVCLATSGPGATNLVTGIADANMDSDGVLALTGQVPSGMVGSDAFQETDTIGVTTPITKHNYFADDADAVGDTVGEAFALAGEGRPGPTLVDLPKDVTQGETDREPGPAETPKTTTPQTVPDDDAVAAAARAIEDAERPLLLLGGGVIKADATEEAREFARDLGIPVVTTMPGIGSFPEDEELCLSWAGMHGTGYANMAITHTDVLIAVGTRFDDRLTGGVDTFAPEAEVVHVDIDPAEISKNVHADYPVVGDAGTALDALSSEIAADPDAEEWREQCLTWKEEYPMDYATPEDEPLKPQFVVECLDEATSDRAIVTSGVGQHQMWAAQYWTFTEPRTWVSSHGLGTMGYGLPSAIGARLAAEDDQEVVCVDGDGSFLMTIQELSVAVREELDITVAVLNNEYIGMVRQWQDAFFEGRHMAAEYNWCPEFDKLAEAFGARGWRVDDYDEVADAVEEAIAYDGPSVIDFHIDPRENVYPMVASGGANGKFALSEDQL
- the ilvN gene encoding acetolactate synthase small subunit yields the protein MSSEDDDANADEEIPKHGLQGPHPDERPHPTGRRNSQGIRIDPEVEAEHHPRRAVISALVEDEPGVLSRVSGLVSRRQFNIESLTVGPTTVDGHSRLTMVVEEPDPGIDQIEKQLAKLKPVIAVGELDDDMVRTELVLLKVEGEEPDKVHAVTDMYEGKTLDAGPRTITVQLTGDEQKIDDAVDAFRQFGIIEIARTGQTALARGDKATVPGEEPGTSGEPTTPANYDD